A single window of Streptomyces xanthii DNA harbors:
- a CDS encoding SigE family RNA polymerase sigma factor gives MDAGRDPDRRGAESFREFVANRSSALLKTAVLLSGGDRHAGEDLLQNALIKVAGRWNKVDDPEAYVRQVLYRQQISRWRLKWPRREVSYGEVPDAPAAGDGGTASAELRIVLSAALSRLTPRQRTVLVLRYFEDLPEADVARQLGCSVGTVRSTTHRSLARLRALAPELALLGASGAEQPPSRDYSPVEVRP, from the coding sequence ATGGACGCAGGCAGAGACCCGGACCGCCGCGGCGCGGAGAGTTTCCGGGAGTTCGTGGCGAACCGTTCGTCCGCGCTGCTGAAGACCGCCGTCCTGCTCAGCGGGGGCGACCGGCACGCCGGCGAGGACCTGCTGCAGAACGCGCTCATCAAGGTCGCCGGGCGCTGGAACAAGGTGGACGACCCGGAGGCGTACGTGCGCCAGGTCCTCTACCGGCAGCAGATCAGCAGATGGCGGCTCAAATGGCCCCGCCGCGAGGTGAGTTACGGGGAGGTGCCGGACGCGCCCGCGGCCGGCGACGGCGGCACCGCGTCGGCCGAGCTGCGGATCGTCCTGAGCGCCGCGCTCTCCCGGCTGACCCCGCGCCAGCGCACCGTCCTGGTCCTGCGCTACTTCGAGGACCTGCCCGAGGCCGACGTGGCCCGGCAGCTCGGCTGCTCCGTCGGCACCGTGCGCTCCACCACCCACCGCTCCCTGGCCCGGCTGCGCGCCCTCGCGCCCGAGCTGGCCCTGCTCGGCGCGTCCGGTGCCGAGCAGCCGCCGTCCCGTGACTACTCGCCCGTGGAGGTGCGCCCGTGA
- a CDS encoding WD40 repeat domain-containing protein, producing the protein MNLDEVIKDALHEQAAAVVPAPADLADRVLAARRRRRTRTVAAGAATVTAVVLGAVLVPRYAGDQDVRPAGVIGSEDVIAHPDQSPPKDAIAAGRVALASFSTIRQVVFDNGDGRLSRTYGVLDPTTKTYRKTTRWSWLTVAPGLRTAAVLEKNLPAERIGLLDLATNKVKRWIPLAQGAAGLQFSPDGSKLVATTYAKDPDALYKRNVVDYGDGKTMPGPDMDSSRTGFAVVDVATGHSDWHKVTDNEDTNSRQDFSFNPTGRLVHAGVMTGGVPEQYFDLKGRKAPVPPEERHAQWYVQAGISPSGKLVAGDFAGRGKEIAVAVNDARTGKQVAKLPAQQLLAWADDKRLIAWGCDPKKCAGKGEFRNQLLLVTLGSREVVPLSDFRKASAEYPGRWIPEFTTR; encoded by the coding sequence GTGAACCTGGACGAAGTGATCAAGGACGCGCTGCACGAGCAGGCCGCCGCAGTGGTCCCCGCGCCCGCGGATCTCGCCGACCGGGTGCTCGCCGCCCGGCGCAGGCGCCGCACCCGCACCGTCGCGGCCGGCGCCGCGACCGTCACCGCCGTGGTCCTCGGCGCCGTCCTGGTGCCCCGGTACGCCGGCGACCAGGACGTCAGGCCCGCCGGGGTCATCGGCTCCGAGGACGTCATCGCGCACCCCGACCAGTCGCCGCCCAAGGACGCCATCGCGGCCGGACGGGTCGCCCTGGCCTCCTTCTCGACGATCCGGCAGGTCGTCTTCGACAACGGGGACGGGCGCCTGAGCCGCACCTACGGCGTCCTCGACCCGACCACGAAGACGTACCGCAAGACCACCCGCTGGTCCTGGCTCACCGTCGCTCCAGGGCTGCGCACCGCCGCCGTCCTGGAGAAGAACCTGCCCGCCGAGCGCATCGGGCTGCTCGACCTCGCGACGAACAAGGTGAAGCGGTGGATCCCCCTCGCGCAGGGGGCCGCCGGGCTCCAGTTCTCGCCCGACGGCAGCAAGCTCGTCGCGACGACGTACGCGAAGGACCCCGACGCCCTCTACAAGCGCAACGTGGTCGACTACGGCGACGGCAAGACGATGCCGGGCCCCGACATGGATTCGTCCCGGACCGGTTTCGCGGTCGTCGACGTCGCGACCGGACACAGCGACTGGCACAAGGTGACCGACAACGAGGACACCAACTCCCGGCAGGACTTCTCGTTCAACCCCACCGGCAGGCTCGTGCACGCCGGCGTCATGACGGGCGGGGTGCCCGAGCAGTACTTCGACCTCAAGGGCCGCAAGGCACCGGTGCCGCCCGAGGAGCGCCACGCCCAGTGGTACGTCCAGGCGGGAATCTCGCCGAGCGGCAAGCTCGTCGCCGGGGACTTCGCCGGGCGCGGCAAGGAGATCGCCGTGGCGGTGAACGACGCCAGGACCGGCAAACAGGTCGCGAAGCTGCCCGCGCAGCAGTTGCTCGCCTGGGCCGACGACAAGCGGCTCATTGCGTGGGGCTGCGATCCCAAGAAGTGCGCCGGCAAGGGCGAGTTCCGCAATCAGCTGCTCCTCGTCACCCTCGGCAGCCGCGAGGTCGTCCCGCTCAGCGACTTCCGCAAGGCGTCCGCCGAGTATCCGGGCCGCTGGATCCCGGAGTTCACCACGCGGTGA
- the dapA gene encoding 4-hydroxy-tetrahydrodipicolinate synthase, with product MSDDTVFPASPFGRVLCAMVTPFTEDGGAVDLDAAQRLADRLVTEGCEGLVLSGTTGESPTTSDAEKTSLVRAVREAVAGRAHVLTGIGTADTAHSAELARAAERAGADGLLAVTPYYSRPPQEAVEAHFRTLADASGLPVMLYDIPGRTGTRIEPATMIALAAHPRVVAVKDCAYDLLGTQKVMAATDLAYYTGCDEYVLALRALGGAGCVSTVANVVPAAFRAIVDAFDAGDTAGAARLQREVLPLTDAMMNAGLPGSVTAKALLGALGLPGGGPVRAPLLPAGREAAGGLLAAYRTPLVTAW from the coding sequence ATGAGCGACGACACCGTCTTTCCCGCCTCCCCGTTCGGCCGCGTCCTGTGCGCGATGGTCACCCCGTTCACCGAGGACGGTGGCGCCGTGGACCTGGACGCCGCCCAGCGGCTCGCCGACCGGCTCGTCACCGAGGGCTGCGAGGGCCTCGTCCTGTCCGGGACGACCGGCGAGTCCCCCACCACGTCGGACGCCGAGAAGACCTCCCTGGTGCGGGCGGTGCGCGAGGCGGTCGCCGGGCGCGCGCACGTGCTCACCGGCATCGGCACGGCCGACACCGCGCACAGCGCCGAGCTGGCCCGCGCGGCCGAACGGGCCGGTGCGGACGGCCTGTTGGCGGTCACCCCGTACTACAGCCGGCCGCCGCAGGAAGCCGTCGAGGCCCACTTCCGCACGCTCGCCGACGCGAGCGGGCTGCCGGTGATGCTCTACGACATCCCCGGCCGCACCGGCACCCGCATCGAGCCCGCGACGATGATCGCGCTCGCGGCTCATCCCCGCGTCGTCGCCGTGAAGGACTGCGCCTACGACCTCCTCGGCACCCAGAAGGTCATGGCGGCCACCGATCTGGCGTACTACACGGGCTGCGACGAGTACGTGCTGGCGCTGCGCGCCCTGGGCGGCGCGGGCTGCGTCTCGACGGTGGCGAACGTCGTCCCGGCCGCCTTCCGCGCGATCGTCGACGCCTTCGACGCGGGCGACACGGCGGGGGCCGCGAGGCTCCAGCGCGAGGTGCTCCCGCTGACGGACGCGATGATGAACGCGGGCCTGCCCGGCTCCGTCACCGCGAAGGCCCTGCTCGGCGCCCTGGGCCTGCCCGGTGGCGGCCCGGTCCGCGCCCCGCTGCTGCCCGCCGGCCGCGAGGCGGCCGGCGGACTGCTGGCGGCGTACCGGACCCCCCTGGTCACCGCGTGGTGA
- a CDS encoding endonuclease/exonuclease/phosphatase family protein, protein MFSRSRLAALAVVTACGAAGTVLAVSPAHADTVAIHDIQGSTRLSPLAGQQVADVAGVVTGVRNYGSVKGFWFEDTAPDADPATSEGVFVFTGSAPTVKTGDAVKVSGTVSEYVPGGASSGNQSLTEITKPTVTVVSSGNAVPVTTIDSRSVPAAYAPAGDPAAQGSVNGLPLRPRAYALDYYESLEGQNVRIGSSRVVTATDPHTELWVTVRPRENRTERGGSRYGSYASQNGGRLQIQSLGAVADFPKADVGDTLAGTTEGPLDFNQYGGYTLVARELGTLEQGGLERETTRAQKSGELAVATYNVENLDPSDGTFAAHAAAIVDHLQAPDIVSLEEIQDNDGAKNSGTVASDVTVNKLIDAIVAAGGPRYEWRGIDPVDGQDGGEPGGNIRQVFLFNPDRVSFTDRAGGDATTPVGVVRTERGEPALTASPGRIDPASTAWKSSRKPLAGEFVFRGKTVFVIANHFASKGGDQALASQYQPPTRSSETQRHAQAEEVNAFVKDILKVRRDADVIALGDINDFEFSGTAQRLEADGALWSAIKSLPKKERYTYDYQGNSQVLDQILVSPSIRKGPFAYDSVHINSEFHDQISDHDPQVLRLRP, encoded by the coding sequence GTGTTCTCCCGTTCGCGGCTCGCCGCGCTCGCCGTCGTCACCGCCTGCGGTGCGGCCGGCACCGTCCTCGCGGTGTCGCCCGCCCACGCCGACACCGTCGCCATCCACGACATCCAGGGCTCCACCCGGCTCTCCCCGCTCGCGGGGCAGCAGGTCGCGGATGTCGCGGGCGTCGTGACGGGGGTGCGCAACTACGGCTCGGTCAAGGGCTTCTGGTTCGAGGACACGGCGCCGGACGCCGACCCGGCCACGAGTGAGGGCGTGTTCGTCTTCACCGGTTCCGCCCCGACCGTGAAGACGGGCGACGCGGTCAAGGTGTCCGGCACGGTCTCCGAGTACGTCCCGGGCGGCGCCTCGTCGGGCAACCAGTCGCTGACCGAGATAACCAAGCCGACGGTCACCGTCGTCTCGTCCGGCAACGCGGTGCCGGTCACCACGATCGACTCCCGTTCGGTCCCGGCCGCGTACGCGCCCGCGGGCGACCCGGCCGCGCAGGGCTCGGTCAACGGCCTGCCGCTCCGGCCGCGCGCCTACGCCCTGGACTACTACGAGTCCCTGGAGGGCCAGAACGTACGGATCGGCTCCTCGCGCGTCGTCACGGCGACCGACCCGCACACCGAGCTGTGGGTCACGGTGCGGCCGCGCGAGAACCGGACCGAGCGCGGCGGCTCCCGTTACGGCTCCTACGCCTCGCAGAACGGTGGCCGGCTGCAGATCCAGTCCCTGGGCGCGGTCGCCGACTTCCCGAAGGCCGATGTCGGCGACACCCTCGCGGGCACGACCGAGGGCCCCCTGGACTTCAACCAGTACGGCGGTTACACGCTGGTCGCGCGGGAGCTCGGCACCCTGGAGCAGGGCGGCCTGGAGCGCGAGACGACCCGTGCGCAGAAGTCCGGCGAGCTGGCCGTGGCCACGTACAACGTGGAGAACCTGGACCCCTCGGACGGCACGTTCGCCGCGCACGCGGCGGCGATCGTCGACCACCTGCAGGCGCCGGACATCGTGTCCCTGGAGGAGATCCAGGACAACGACGGCGCGAAGAACAGCGGCACGGTCGCCTCCGACGTGACGGTGAACAAGCTGATCGACGCGATCGTCGCGGCGGGCGGCCCGCGCTACGAGTGGCGCGGCATCGACCCGGTCGACGGCCAGGACGGCGGCGAGCCGGGTGGCAACATCCGCCAGGTGTTCCTGTTCAACCCGGACCGGGTGTCGTTCACCGACCGCGCCGGCGGCGACGCGACGACCCCGGTCGGCGTGGTGCGCACGGAGCGGGGCGAGCCGGCGCTGACCGCGTCCCCGGGCCGGATCGACCCCGCGTCCACCGCGTGGAAGAGCAGCCGCAAGCCGCTGGCCGGGGAGTTCGTCTTCCGCGGGAAGACGGTCTTCGTGATCGCCAACCACTTCGCGTCCAAGGGCGGTGACCAGGCGCTGGCCTCGCAGTACCAGCCGCCGACGCGCAGCTCGGAGACGCAGCGGCACGCGCAGGCCGAGGAGGTCAACGCGTTCGTGAAGGACATCCTGAAGGTGCGGCGGGACGCGGACGTGATCGCGCTCGGCGACATCAACGACTTCGAGTTCTCCGGGACCGCGCAGCGTCTGGAGGCGGACGGCGCGCTGTGGTCGGCCATCAAGTCGCTGCCCAAGAAGGAGCGTTACACCTACGACTACCAGGGCAACAGCCAGGTTCTGGACCAGATCCTGGTGAGCCCGTCGATCCGCAAGGGCCCGTTCGCGTACGACAGCGTGCACATCAACAGCGAGTTCCACGACCAGATCAGCGACCACGACCCGCAGGTGCTGCGTCTGCGCCCGTGA